From Anopheles funestus chromosome 3RL, idAnoFuneDA-416_04, whole genome shotgun sequence, a single genomic window includes:
- the LOC125771633 gene encoding uncharacterized protein LOC125771633, giving the protein MASHNDGTSRKTAKLHETEDTTPSFSIENLLQLKQSKPSQNRDIDVISSMTTNRKTSTLSDNSSYLESDDSCDSGRLQIAWSGTNSTSNDAQSMMFYSNSLRSHPLKRYNALISMTDAKIPIVYHKSMARQFPTIERTPEQMEMRRRNTEAARVSRSKMKMAELLMQQEANELSTANTTHKQMIASQLVYANTLSKLLDMQPVELKFVERVGRRNSINV; this is encoded by the coding sequence ATGGCTTCTCATAACGACGGTACATCAAGAAAGACAGCGAAGCTCCATGAAACAGAGGATACAACTCCGAGTTTCAGCATCGAAAACCTTTTACAACTGAAGCAGTCCAAACCCAGCCAGAATAGAGACATCGATGTGATAAGCAGTATGACAACAAACCGGAAGACTTCTACGTTGTCGGACAACTCGAGCTATTTAGAAAGTGACGACAGTTGCGACAGCGGACGCCTGCAGATCGCTTGGAGCGGCACCAACTCAACGAGCAACGACGCCCAATCAATGATGTTCTACAGCAATTCACTTCGATCTCATCCGCTCAAACGATACAACGCACTAATATCGATGACAGATGCGAAAATTCCGATTGTTTATCACAAGAGCATGGCACGACAATTCCCAACCATAGAACGCACCCCGGAACAAATGGAAATGCGTCGACGGAATACGGAAGCAGCACGAGTCAGCAGATCGAAGATGAAGATGGCGGAGCTTTTGATGCAGCAGGAAGCGAATGAGCTGAGCACAGCGAATACAACCCACAAACAAATGATCGCATCACAGTTGGTGTATGCGAATACACTTTCCAAGCTGTTGGACATGCAACCGGTAGAGTTGAAATTTGTCGAACGAGTCGGCCGAAGGAATAgtattaatgtttaa